In Aegilops tauschii subsp. strangulata cultivar AL8/78 chromosome 3, Aet v6.0, whole genome shotgun sequence, one genomic interval encodes:
- the LOC109739079 gene encoding uncharacterized protein, translating to MADSDAESCGPLVAADDVRRGIFNRPRATGNQEALSDPFFDRPLEDHYEHLPSSYYIDLDVNKAVDVLLHCRILAECAADPDEIHPPSPMCPPCRPSPRSRRFCWKQVQDVSRSACSSHCELR from the exons ATGGCCGACAGCGATGCCGAGAGCTGCGGGCCGCTCGTGGCCGCCGACGACGTGAGGAGGGGGATCTTCAACCGCCCGCGGGCCACTGGCAACCAGGAGGCGCTCTCTGACCCCTTCTTCGACCGCCCGCTCGAGGACCACTATGAGCACCTCCCGTCCAGCTACTACATCGACCTCGACGTGAACAAGGCCGTCGACGTGCTGCTGCACTGCCGAATCCTCGCAGAGTGCGCCGCGGACCCCGACGAGATCCACCCGCCCTCTCCCATGTGTCCGCCCTGTCGTCCGTCCCCAAG GTCACGGAGGTTCTGCTGGAAACAAGTTCAGGATGTCTCTAGGTCTGCCTGTAGCAGCCACTGTGAACTGCGCTGA